ctatattttttttataacactaACTATATTTCTTATATGATCCATTATATGCATAATATTtgaaaagttatatatattatatgattattatgttttctataagttttataatattttatttattaaatataatatttttgagagatttaaaaacaaaaaaacttcttgatttaaaataaaatataattattttattatatttttagaattttatttatttttagtttttaaaatcttaattttatttgacaaatcaaaattgaatatccaattaaaacatataattttcaGATATTGGAACATcgaatatttaaataattatggACCACATCCTATTAGAAAATTGATGGTCTGGATAAAATGGATCAGATTATTAATACCTGAAAAGATCCTAATATTAGATTTGTACCATCCGTAAATCACATTGAGTAACCAATTTTGAACCGAACAAGTAACTAAGCATTTACTAGATTCAACAATAAGAGGCTGCGCCAATGTTCCTTTTTATGTGCGAGTAGGCAGCGTCAGTGTTCTGTCATAAATCCCAGAGACAAAACAGAAATTAGGAGGTAAACTAAAGAAAGTTTGGCTTATTATGAATTTCGTTTGGCTTATTATGAATTTCTGTTACtagttttgttttcattttcttgGAAAGAAAGTTATAACCTTAccaatataaaccaaaaatttaaactGAATTAGTCATCAAACTAATCAAATTTCAGTACTATGATAAAGTTAAGAAAATGCTAAATTTTCGTTCAGTTCATCAACATTTTGTGCTTAACTAAACGAAAACGAATAATTGAAACGAACGGCCGTTTGGACTGGAACCCGCAGCCTATTCGCAAACGTTTAACTAAATGAAATACCTTTTAAGTTCTAAAACTGACAAATGAGAATATTCTCTTCCATGTGATAAATATAACTTCtcatcttcaattttttttttccagaccTGCGTTCTAACGTAGTGGCCTGAGAGAAGACATAATCTCCAACTCGTGGAGAAGACAAAAGATAGATAACTTAAAAGTCTATTTACGTTTTTAATACTGAACTATTTCTTTCCTTGGTCAATCTTATTTACGCATCTGATTGTCACTTGCACTTGTCCTTGTTGTGAGCTCCGGTGGCAGAAGAAGAAGCGGCTGCTTCAACATATTGCTCGGCAAGTCTCTTAATCTTGTCGCCCTCCTTGATCAAGAAGTTAGCACTCTTGGCTTTGCTATGATACTTCATCACTTTCTCTCTGGTTTTCGTCACTGCCCATTTGTATTGATCCACGTTTATCACTCTGCTCTTACACAGTGGTCTGATATGTTCTTTGATGTATGCTTCGACCTATAAAAGAACAAAAGCAAGAGACAAAAAGGTAATCAAACACATGAAATGAGCAACTTTGACTTGAGAAAATTCACATAGCTTTTATTACCTTCTTGATGATGGCGTCACTGATCCCATCATCTTTGCTTTTCTCTTCTTTAGAAGGCTTCTCGCTTGGATTACAGTTTGGGATCCTTTTGGGAAGTTTCTTCTCTTGAACGGAAGACTTGTCGAAGTTTGAAGCGATGAACTCCCTGTGCGTGTTGCTCTCACACTCTGAATCAGGTGCTTTAGCTTGAAGACCGTTATCCGCAGATCCTTCAATGAGAGGTTTCTCAACTAGTTTCTCTGTCCCAGGTCCGTACAGTTCTTCACATTCAGCTAAAGAAAGGATCTGTCCTCCCTCGCCCTCAGCCTCAGCCTCGGGTACAGGCTCCATAGGAACAAAGCTCTTCCCATCTTCTTCACCATTTGTTGTCCCTTCCTGGTTTATTATTGGTTCTTCATTCCCCAAGACCTCAGATTGATTTAGAACTTTCTCAGGCTGAACAGTGGATAAAACTACCTTCACCTTAGTCAAACCTTCATCCGGCTGTGTCTCTGCTGCTTTTGTAGCCTTTGTAGCACCAATATAGTCTTCGTCATCCAACTCATACTCAAAATCCCCAAAGATGTCTGTATCAGGAACTGAACCAATGTCCAGTACATTATCTGGGCCTACCTCCCTAGCTTTGTCTTCTTTATCTGGAGGAACTTCTGATGAACGGTTCGGGCTGTTTGGTGGTGAATCAACAAGACCTGCTGCTCTGAGCGCTTGAAGGACGGCAAGATCATCTGAATTTTTATCATCAACATGTTCTGTTCCGTTATTAGACAGTGGTGCTGAAGTATTTGGTTCTACAGCATTACTGTCCATCGCTTTGCTCTCCGAATGGTGCAGTACTTCTTGTGAGCATAGATTCAGATACACAACTTTGCTACTTGATTTGTCAGCGATCACTTTCTCAATATTTATAGCATCAGCAACGGCTAGTTCTGTCGCTGCACTTCTTCGAATTTCCAAAAGATTTTCTTTCTTCAATAAATATTCTGTCAAGCGATATAATTGTGCCTGCAGCAAGAGTGATTCGCTTATGAACAAAAACAacaatgaattaaaaaaaaaaataagtaaaatggTATTCACGAACCTGCCTAACTGCAACAGGAACTTTATTATGGCGACTGGTCGCAAGGCTTGGCCTCATATCAGCTGGAAGTTGAGCCTGATAGCAATCGTAGAAACAAATAAGCAACAATTTCAAAACAACAGATATGTAAAAGCTGACAAGACAAGGGCCGAGAATCACACACCAACAATGGATAACTCCCTTTGAGCTCAGGAGAGCCTTCTTTGTCTTCGCTCGAGTTGCTCCCTGCTAAAGCTTTCTTTCTTGCAAGAACCTGCAATGCCCATTTCCTTTTGTCTTTCTTCAGCTCATCTGGATTCTCGAAAATAGGCGGTTTGCTTCCCGAGTTTATTTTTGATCCAGCAGCATTTGAGCTGCTCCCCTTGACATCACTGCTCTTTGGTAAGGTCTTATCCACTCCTGTGGTTTTTGCATTGTTTTGAGAGATCCCCGTTTCTTTTGCTCCCACAAGAGGTTTGATATCATGATTTCTCGGGAACACAGAGGTATCTGCCAAATATAATCTGGAGAGAATAGGATCTGAAGCCTGTGGGGCTTCAGATGAAACGTTTGTCTCGGCGTCGGCTGGTTTCTTCTTCAAGAGGCTAAGAACAGACTTCAGAGTCTCAATTTTCTCAGGCTTTCCAGCTTTCATGCACCGATGCTTCCAGAACTCGACTTCACAGTCCCGATGCCATGCACTTTTccgcttcccatttgaatctgcATAGATTTTCTTAGTGAGATTCTCTCGGACTTTTCCTTTCTGCAGCATCAGCTTCTTTGCCTTCAATGCCAGAGCCGGAAGTTTTCTAGGTGCTTCATCCGTTTTGGAACCTGCAACAGCAGCTCTGAAGGCGGCCAAGAGTTTTGGATCAAATTGGTCTTTTCTGATGTCTTCCACTGATTTATTACGAACGGCCTCTCTTATTTCTTTCCTTAGTTTCTCAACCAGAACCAATGACTCTTTCTCATCTTCCGGTGTCTTCTTAATCTTCTTTACTCTCAAACCAACAGCATTCTCTCCTTCTGAAGACTTATCCGTAGTCTTTGGAAGCGTGGGTTTCTTTTTACTCCCAAATCCTTTAACAATGCTGAATATATCAACAGGTGTATTGTTTGAAAGGGATATGCTCTCGTGCTGAATGGTAGCTTTTTCTTCTATTTCCTCTAGCTTTGGTTTAACGAGACGTTCTGCAATCTCAGCCTTAGTTTTCGAATTGTCATCATCACCACTGGTAAAAAAGATGACACACGTTCAAACATTTGTGCACGAATCAGAGTAAAGAGGAAATGATGGTACCAAGAAAAGAAGTTACATCTGTGAAACTAACCTGCAGTCTGAATGTTTTCTCTTTAAACTGGCAACACTAGCAACATCTGAATTGGAAACGGCTGTACTGGAAAGAGCTGGCAAACATAATACATCATGCAGAACAATGTTAAACTGTGCAGATGCAGGTAATGATCCAATTGCATTAAGccatacaaaaagaaaaagaaagcagaaGATAAACATGACAACAAAGGAAAGTATGTTTCTCACATTTCTCAACATTGACCGGGAGACACTCCTTCTCTTCAAGTCCTGTAAGGAGGTCTACAATTGCATAAAAGGAAAAATTAACACTCCCCGCAGCAACACGGAACAAATCATATTCAGAATCTATACGTGAAAAGAACGTACAACTATGCCTCAGAGGAAATTGTAATACTAATCAATGTACCTGTTCTGTTCTCCATGTGTGCAGCAACGAGAGGCTGATTTGAATCAGATGATAAATTATGTGGTAAGGACTGTGTGAACTCCGATTTTCCTGGGGCCTCCTCTGTATTTTCCTTCCTACAACATGTTTCCAGCTGCGAGTTATCAGGATCTCCGTACACCGTAGCTTGGACTAACGATGCAGTGGCATCACTTGGTTTCATAGGCCACTCGTCTCCTTTGACTGTTGATACGACAAGAGCTGTCTCGCCATCATCAGCAACTGTGACTGAAAAATTTCCAGAGTAAATAGCCTCGACTGAGCATCCGCTATTTGTGCTTTCAGGAATCTCCATGGGATTTGTTGTCTCCATTGGTGAAGCATCAGATTCAAGTGTTTTTTCACTTGAGAGACACCTGTTCACACACAACAGGACGAGAGACTATGACAACATAGCTAAAAAACATAGAGAATATGGCTAAGTATTTAGGTTTTACTCAGATTTGGTTATCTGTATCTTTCTATTTAGCAAATAAGTGA
This is a stretch of genomic DNA from Raphanus sativus cultivar WK10039 unplaced genomic scaffold, ASM80110v3 Scaffold0923, whole genome shotgun sequence. It encodes these proteins:
- the LOC108847578 gene encoding uncharacterized protein At4g10930: MELDFEAGNLVEDEAGEVEHNDMGGFEGERCGICMDIIVDRGLLDCCQHWFCFECIDNWSSIMNLCPLCQREFQLITCVPVNDSGESSKVDEVSLSGDEDWSVEEETDALSSPSHYIDENAVICLDGDLCKIRNTFNYIGEDSNLDTSIACDSCDTWYHAICVGFDLEIASEDTWVCPRCLSSEKTLESDASPMETTNPMEIPESTNSGCSVEAIYSGNFSVTVADDGETALVVSTVKGDEWPMKPSDATASLVQATVYGDPDNSQLETCCRKENTEEAPGKSEFTQSLPHNLSSDSNQPLVAAHMENRTDLLTGLEEKECLPVNVEKSLSSTAVSNSDVASVASLKRKHSDCSGDDDNSKTKAEIAERLVKPKLEEIEEKATIQHESISLSNNTPVDIFSIVKGFGSKKKPTLPKTTDKSSEGENAVGLRVKKIKKTPEDEKESLVLVEKLRKEIREAVRNKSVEDIRKDQFDPKLLAAFRAAVAGSKTDEAPRKLPALALKAKKLMLQKGKVRENLTKKIYADSNGKRKSAWHRDCEVEFWKHRCMKAGKPEKIETLKSVLSLLKKKPADAETNVSSEAPQASDPILSRLYLADTSVFPRNHDIKPLVGAKETGISQNNAKTTGVDKTLPKSSDVKGSSSNAAGSKINSGSKPPIFENPDELKKDKRKWALQVLARKKALAGSNSSEDKEGSPELKGSYPLLAQLPADMRPSLATSRHNKVPVAVRQAQLYRLTEYLLKKENLLEIRRSAATELAVADAINIEKVIADKSSSKVVYLNLCSQEVLHHSESKAMDSNAVEPNTSAPLSNNGTEHVDDKNSDDLAVLQALRAAGLVDSPPNSPNRSSEVPPDKEDKAREVGPDNVLDIGSVPDTDIFGDFEYELDDEDYIGATKATKAAETQPDEGLTKVKVVLSTVQPEKVLNQSEVLGNEEPIINQEGTTNGEEDGKSFVPMEPVPEAEAEGEGGQILSLAECEELYGPGTEKLVEKPLIEGSADNGLQAKAPDSECESNTHREFIASNFDKSSVQEKKLPKRIPNCNPSEKPSKEEKSKDDGISDAIIKKVEAYIKEHIRPLCKSRVINVDQYKWAVTKTREKVMKYHSKAKSANFLIKEGDKIKRLAEQYVEAAASSSATGAHNKDKCK